One stretch of Hemibagrus wyckioides isolate EC202008001 linkage group LG01, SWU_Hwy_1.0, whole genome shotgun sequence DNA includes these proteins:
- the nradd gene encoding tumor necrosis factor receptor superfamily member 16, with the protein MKFVAAVLSLSLHITALNLKVVAGDVCSSGKFTSSGECCSLCPTGTGVASSCAQENTKCQPCQEGVTFSDSEGLSRCLLCSQCPLGIPQLARCTITQDTHCDCGQGFFLWKGRNETETICAPCAVCGRGEGVVRECSPTGNTVCQPCGPGTFSEDKSSIKACMPCSQCNEDEVEIRPCQARSDTLCMDRELHIFSRNGSEGPWEYPRRPVLPDEEKKNRMVTGSEAPDLSSEHHKGGNNILIYVSVLAAVVLGLLIYVAYKCWKSFQQKAALGKARAAELNNVVEGEKLHSDSGVFLDSHSLQESQPSKGIKQDSKQDSRYINLPPHRQEEVEKLLGEGGSRNWRQLATMLGYEQERVDMFGRGEDPIHTLLTDWAQQDSATLEQLSTALSNIERHDVAKALQSSPDQGITMV; encoded by the exons GTGGTGGCAGGTGATGTGTGTTCTAGCGGGAAGTTTACATCCTCGGGTGAGTGCTGCAGTCTGTGTCCCACAGGCACAGGAGTGGCATCCAGTTGTGCACAAGAAAACACTAAATGCCAGCCATGCCAAGAGG GTGTGACATTCTCAGACTCTGAGGGACTGTCCAGGTGCCTGCTGTGTTCGCAGTGCCCTTTAGGTATCCCCCAGCTGGCACGCTGCACCATCACCCAAGACACCCACTGCGACTGCGGCCAGGGCTTCTTCCTGTGGAAGGGTCGGAATGAAACCGAGACTATCTGTGCCCCGTGTGCCGTGTGCGGCCGAGGAGAGGGTGTAGTGCGGGAGTGTAGCCCTACAGGAAACACCGTGTGCCAACCATGTGGTCCAGGCACCTTCTCAGAGGATAAAAGCTCCATCAAGGCCTGCATGCCATGCTCCCAGTGCAATGAGGATGAGGTGGAGATCAGGCCGTGCCAGGCCAGGTCAGACACGCTCTGCATGG ATCGGGAGCTACACATCTTTTCGAGAAATGGTTCCGAGGGGCCGTGGGAGTATCCACGCCGACCCGTTTTGCCTGACgaggagaagaagaacagaATGGTGACAGGATCTGAAGCTCCAGACCTTAGCTCTGAGCACCATAAGGGAGGCAACAACATTCTGATCTATGTGTCTGTGCTGGCCGCCGTGGTGCTGGGACTTCTGATCTACGTCGCCTACAAGTG ctGGAAATCCTTCCAGCAGAAGGCGGCTCTGGGGAAAGCCAGAGCTGCGGAGCTGAACAACGTGGTTGAGGGCGAGAAGCTACACAGCGACAGCGGCGTGTTTCTCGACTCTCACAGCCTGCAGGAGAGCCAGCCGAGCAAAG GCATTAAGCAAGACAGCAAGCAGGACTCGCGCTACATTAACCTGCCCCCTCACAggcaggaggaggtggagaagcTCCTGGGTGAGGGTGGAAGCCGGAACTGGAGGCAGCTGGCCACCATGTTGGGTTACGAGCAGGAGCGCGTGGACATGTTCGGCCGTGGCGAGGACCCCATCCACACGCTGCTCACTGACTGGGCGCAACAGGACAGCGCAACACTCGAGCAGCTGTCCACTGCACTGAGCAACATCGAACGACACGATGTAGCCAAAGCACTCCAAAGTTCCCCTGATCAAGGTATTACCATGGTCTGA